One genomic segment of Acetobacteroides hydrogenigenes includes these proteins:
- a CDS encoding AraC family transcriptional regulator: MNRYQKEYIYRINRVIDFIEANIDKELTLEKLSEVANFSPFHFHRIFSAFTRETLNGFIKRKRIERAASILLSEPERPIAEIAYYCGYSSPSVFCRNFKDRFKVSAQEFRSGWNQNSKNGQLDSKNDKLDESSMAYVCDIETQTIWRNDMKNVIEIKEMPAMNVIYCRHKGEFNQIGTAYEKLFKWAGPRGLLNHPECKGITYYHDDPKVTAQENIRQSACITIFEDVKTGGEIGKMQIPGGRYAVGHFEVNEQEFQEAWDTMCRWVAQSGYQPADASPYELYHNNHEEHPEKKFIVDICIPVKVLLNRSKKEQ, from the coding sequence ATGAATAGATATCAGAAAGAGTACATATACCGAATAAATCGTGTAATAGACTTCATTGAAGCAAACATAGACAAAGAGCTGACGTTAGAAAAACTCTCGGAAGTTGCTAACTTTTCGCCGTTTCACTTTCACCGTATTTTCTCGGCATTTACTAGGGAAACGCTTAACGGTTTTATAAAGCGTAAGCGTATAGAGCGGGCTGCGAGCATACTCCTTAGCGAACCAGAAAGACCTATTGCCGAGATCGCCTACTACTGTGGTTACAGCAGTCCATCAGTATTTTGCCGAAACTTCAAAGATCGGTTTAAGGTTAGCGCCCAAGAATTTCGTAGCGGTTGGAATCAAAATAGCAAGAACGGTCAATTGGATAGCAAGAATGATAAGCTCGATGAATCGTCGATGGCGTACGTTTGTGACATCGAAACACAAACAATTTGGAGGAACGATATGAAAAACGTTATCGAGATTAAGGAAATGCCAGCAATGAACGTCATCTACTGCAGGCATAAGGGAGAATTCAACCAGATTGGCACCGCCTATGAAAAGCTGTTTAAATGGGCAGGTCCAAGAGGGTTACTTAACCATCCCGAATGTAAAGGAATTACCTACTACCACGACGACCCCAAGGTAACTGCACAGGAGAACATTCGCCAGAGCGCCTGCATCACCATATTTGAGGATGTTAAAACCGGAGGTGAAATTGGCAAGATGCAAATTCCAGGAGGGCGGTATGCTGTTGGACACTTCGAAGTCAACGAGCAAGAGTTTCAGGAGGCATGGGATACGATGTGCCGTTGGGTAGCGCAAAGCGGCTACCAGCCAGCGGATGCCAGCCCCTACGAGCTGTACCACAACAACCACGAGGAGCATCCTGAAAAGAAATTTATTGTGGATATATGCATTCCGGTGAAGGTTTTGTTGAATCGAAGTAAAAAAGAGCAATGA
- a CDS encoding TonB-dependent receptor produces MIKKQTATLFILLFAGLSGVAQRHMVPNDTTKISNYELGEVQVSASRNNAKLKEIPASISVISSKALDETGIKTLSGLTATIPNLFMGDYGSKLTSPIYIRGIGSKINAPSVGLYVDRVPFFEKCSFAFDFFDIEQVEVLRGPQGTLYGRNTIGGIINVITKSPMTYQGTSLNLSAGTYGDYTISGGHYGKVGDRFGYSLALNYQHNDGFHTNSFNNTLVDNLSSLGGRNRLIWNISKKLSVENIASFERSRQGGYPYALLDPATGKANPIKYNEYSYYNRDLFSDAVVVKYDASSYEVLSTTAYQYLHDHQAIDQDFSETSLYFINYFQKQNMISQEAIIRSKGPKRIHWLFGAYGFAQFFDSNVEATYYTRNMKDQKAYLHDIMGYALFHQLTVNDFFVKNLSLTAGIRLDAEKDVLDFKYDIVANGIKTTKEDVTYPADKTLEIIPKVALSYHLGKSNIYAAVSKGYKTGGFNTSFERPEDHSFDPEHSINYEVGIKSPLFGSLFYGDLALFYIDWRNQQISQPVIPSGKGLMLKNAGESSSKGFEVSLRMLPVAGFDASISYGYTDASFTKYIQVKGQDTTDFAGNYIPYVPKHSLGIQVGKTINLTGCPVFDKIRLGVTYRGAGPIYWTDLNNHHQPYYGILDGRISFIRKHLQVDLWGRNLTDTEYESYYFEMQNPKDPKIKNSFIQTGRPMQLGVSLSVNI; encoded by the coding sequence ATGATAAAAAAGCAAACCGCAACACTATTCATACTACTTTTTGCTGGGCTATCGGGGGTAGCACAGCGCCATATGGTGCCTAACGACACCACTAAAATATCCAACTACGAGCTGGGAGAAGTGCAGGTAAGCGCCTCGCGCAACAACGCTAAGCTAAAGGAGATTCCAGCATCGATTTCGGTAATATCGTCGAAAGCGTTAGACGAAACAGGAATAAAAACCCTTAGCGGCCTTACGGCTACAATCCCCAACCTTTTTATGGGCGATTACGGCTCTAAGCTCACCTCGCCCATCTACATTCGAGGAATAGGCTCCAAAATCAACGCGCCATCCGTTGGGCTGTACGTCGACCGCGTGCCCTTCTTCGAAAAATGCTCTTTTGCCTTCGACTTCTTCGATATCGAGCAGGTTGAGGTGCTGCGTGGCCCACAGGGTACGCTCTACGGGCGCAACACGATTGGGGGAATCATCAACGTGATCACCAAATCGCCGATGACCTACCAGGGAACCTCTCTTAACCTATCGGCCGGAACCTACGGGGACTACACCATTAGCGGAGGCCACTACGGTAAGGTGGGCGACAGGTTTGGCTACTCGTTGGCGCTTAACTACCAGCATAACGACGGATTCCATACCAACAGCTTCAACAATACGCTGGTGGATAACCTCAGTTCATTGGGGGGACGCAACCGGCTAATCTGGAATATCAGCAAGAAGCTCTCGGTAGAGAACATTGCCTCCTTCGAGCGTAGCCGTCAAGGGGGATACCCCTACGCGCTGCTCGACCCTGCAACAGGCAAGGCCAATCCGATAAAGTACAACGAATACAGCTACTACAACCGCGACCTATTCTCCGATGCGGTGGTGGTAAAGTACGATGCGTCCAGCTACGAGGTGCTATCAACCACCGCCTACCAATACCTGCACGATCATCAGGCCATAGACCAAGACTTTTCGGAAACGTCGCTCTACTTCATCAACTACTTTCAGAAGCAGAACATGATTTCGCAGGAGGCGATCATCCGCTCGAAAGGCCCAAAGCGCATTCATTGGCTCTTTGGAGCCTACGGGTTCGCACAGTTCTTCGACAGCAACGTGGAGGCTACCTACTACACCCGGAATATGAAGGATCAAAAGGCCTACCTTCACGATATCATGGGCTATGCGCTGTTCCATCAGCTAACTGTCAACGATTTTTTTGTAAAGAATTTGAGCCTCACGGCGGGGATTCGCCTCGATGCTGAAAAGGACGTGCTCGACTTTAAGTACGACATTGTAGCAAACGGCATCAAAACAACCAAGGAGGACGTAACCTACCCAGCTGATAAGACTTTAGAGATTATCCCCAAAGTTGCGCTTAGCTACCATCTTGGGAAAAGCAACATATATGCAGCCGTATCAAAAGGGTATAAGACCGGAGGATTTAACACCTCCTTCGAGCGTCCAGAGGACCACTCTTTCGACCCAGAGCATAGTATTAACTATGAAGTTGGCATAAAAAGTCCGTTGTTCGGAAGCCTATTCTATGGCGATTTGGCCCTATTCTACATCGACTGGCGAAATCAGCAGATATCCCAACCCGTAATTCCAAGCGGGAAGGGGCTTATGCTTAAGAATGCTGGAGAGTCGAGCAGTAAGGGTTTCGAAGTATCGCTACGCATGCTTCCAGTTGCCGGGTTCGATGCGTCTATCAGCTACGGTTATACCGATGCCTCCTTCACCAAGTACATACAGGTTAAAGGGCAAGACACCACAGACTTTGCCGGCAACTATATTCCCTATGTCCCCAAGCACTCACTTGGCATCCAAGTAGGAAAGACGATAAACCTTACGGGTTGCCCTGTCTTTGATAAGATCAGGCTAGGGGTAACATATCGAGGAGCAGGTCCCATCTACTGGACCGACCTCAACAACCACCACCAGCCCTACTACGGCATCCTTGATGGTCGAATTTCGTTCATCAGAAAACACCTTCAAGTTGACCTATGGGGACGTAACCTAACCGATACAGAGTATGAGTCCTACTATTTCGAGATGCAGAATCCGAAAGATCCCAAAATAAAGAACAGCTTCATTCAGACAGGTCGACCAATGCAGCTGGGGGTAAGCCTGTCGGTAAACATTTAG
- a CDS encoding sulfite exporter TauE/SafE family protein produces MSILLILGLILLGIAAGYFSGLVGIGGGIIIVPALVLLFGFTQYAAQGTTLALLVPPIGILAVWKYYQSGYVNVKTAAIICVGFVIGSYLGSNTAVSIPQETLRKIFAILLVALGIRMFIGHS; encoded by the coding sequence ATGTCTATACTTCTAATTTTGGGATTGATACTTCTAGGAATAGCCGCAGGCTACTTTAGCGGACTTGTCGGGATTGGAGGTGGTATTATTATTGTTCCTGCACTTGTTTTACTGTTTGGCTTTACACAATATGCAGCACAGGGTACCACACTGGCACTTCTTGTACCTCCGATTGGAATTCTCGCGGTATGGAAATACTATCAAAGTGGGTACGTAAACGTCAAAACAGCAGCAATAATTTGTGTCGGATTTGTCATAGGGAGCTATCTGGGTAGTAATACAGCCGTTAGTATTCCTCAAGAAACATTACGAAAAATATTTGCCATTCTTCTTGTTGCCCTAGGCATAAGGATGTTTATTGGGCATAGTTAG
- a CDS encoding agmatinase family protein yields MEFNPNGVGQPNGNYFALPYSPEEANVVLLSVPWDVTTSYAPGTADGPQAILNASPQLDLHDPFVKDAWKVGIGTLPIDEGWRDKSAELRELAEDVIERLENGEPEDSPAIVKHLKTINSASESLNDYVYAEAKNWTEKGKIVGVVGGEHSVPFGLIKALSEKHESLGILHIDAHCDLRVAYEGFNYSHASIMYNVLDKIPAVDRLVQVAVRDFSEEEISLAMSHPKIVPFTDFELCEEKFQGMSWHDQCEQIIEQLPKKVYISFDIDGLTPDCCPNTGTPVPGGLTFQEAIYLLKLIAESGRKIVGFDLVEVAPDDKGEWDANVGARMLYKLCNLAYKSNQ; encoded by the coding sequence ATGGAGTTTAACCCTAACGGAGTTGGACAGCCCAACGGCAACTACTTTGCCCTTCCTTACTCGCCCGAAGAGGCAAATGTTGTACTACTTTCGGTGCCCTGGGATGTTACCACATCGTATGCACCCGGCACGGCAGATGGTCCACAAGCTATCCTAAATGCTTCACCACAGCTAGATTTACACGATCCATTCGTGAAGGATGCCTGGAAGGTTGGCATCGGAACCTTACCTATTGATGAGGGCTGGCGCGACAAATCGGCCGAATTACGAGAGCTTGCTGAAGATGTCATCGAACGCTTAGAAAATGGAGAGCCTGAGGATTCACCGGCCATCGTCAAGCATCTTAAAACCATAAACAGCGCTTCAGAGTCGCTTAACGACTACGTTTACGCCGAAGCAAAAAATTGGACTGAGAAAGGAAAGATTGTAGGTGTAGTTGGCGGCGAGCATAGCGTTCCATTTGGGCTAATAAAGGCGCTATCGGAAAAGCACGAGAGTCTGGGAATTCTGCACATCGATGCGCACTGCGACCTACGCGTTGCCTATGAAGGATTCAACTACTCGCATGCATCCATCATGTACAACGTGCTCGACAAGATTCCCGCTGTGGATCGTTTAGTGCAGGTTGCGGTTCGCGATTTTAGCGAAGAGGAAATCTCTTTAGCTATGAGCCATCCGAAGATCGTTCCATTTACTGACTTCGAACTCTGCGAAGAAAAATTTCAAGGAATGAGCTGGCACGACCAATGCGAACAGATTATCGAGCAGCTGCCTAAAAAGGTGTACATCAGCTTCGACATCGATGGGCTTACTCCCGATTGCTGTCCAAACACCGGCACCCCAGTTCCTGGAGGGCTTACCTTCCAAGAGGCCATCTACCTGCTAAAGTTAATTGCTGAGAGTGGGCGTAAGATCGTAGGATTCGATCTTGTGGAGGTTGCTCCTGACGATAAGGGAGAATGGGATGCTAACGTAGGCGCCCGTATGCTTTATAAGCTATGCAACCTAGCATATAAATCGAACCAATAA